The Nitrospirota bacterium DNA window AGTAAGCTTGCTATCATCGATAAGATTACCTTCAGCAGCAACAGTTTGATGGCCACCCCAATCACCTCCGGGTGGTATATCCAGAACATCATCAGGGTTTCCAATATCAATAATATTGTGCCCCCTGTTGTCACCAAGAGTGAGATAATCGAAATTTCCGCCCGCAAGGTCACCTGTGCCGTCTGTGTGCATTACCTGAGGGATTTGGGTTGAGCCTAATGTAACGATTTTTTGTGAGCTTGCATTGGTATGGCAGCCAAGACAGTCATCAGTTAAAAGAACATCATTTGCGGCACCGCCTGTGACTGCGCTGCCGTCCTGGCTGTTATGCATTGTGTGGCAATTGGAACAAACGCCGGTAAGCGCATAGACAGATGCCTGAGATGATAATAAAATTAATGCCAGGAAAACCGATGCAATGATTATTCTGTTTAGTATTTTATTTTTCGTTTTTTTAGTTATCATCTATGTTCCTTTATCTTTAATTTACATCTATGGGCTTAATCAGTGTTTAAACCCATAGATGTAAGGGGAACCTAAGTTCCCCTTACCTATGATCAAATTACCTCTGATTTACGTGACAAGCAAGACATCCAGTTGTGCCGCCGCCGCCGGCATTCATTGTGCTGTAGTCAAACCTGAGAAGATCGACCTGGTTAGATGCATGTGCGCGGTGACATGACAGGCACATTACCTGGCCTTTAGCTGCTGTATAACCGGTAGCATTGGTTGTAGCCATGCCGGACCTGTCTGCTGCAGTAAATGCGAACGGGGTATTAACATAATCAATTGTAGCTGAAGCCATTGCTGCTGTTAAGGCAAAATCCGTCGGGTGACGTTTCCAGGGAGAAGCACTTCCTCCTGTCTCACCTGCGCCTGTGCCATGGAAATTATTATGACAGTTGTTACAGAGCAAACTGATGCTGTCTGTGCCGCCTGCCGCATAAATATTATGGTTTGTAGCACCTGTGGCAGATGCCTCATAATCTGCAGAAGCTGTTCCGGCAACGTTTGTGCCAGCGCCTGAATTGTCAACTGCTATTCTAAGGAACTTATAGGTAGTCTTGGCGGCATGGTGAAATCCCTTCAAACCCTGAGTACTGGTTAAGTTGCCAGCACTGTGATCACCATGACAACCATTAGCGCCACCACATTTAAGCATATCACCCAGAGCGCCGAATGTACTACCCGGAGGTGTATTACCCTGAGCGTCAGCAGCACCGGAAACGAGTGCGTATAAAGGTGCCAAGTCTTGTACGTTATGAGTCATTGCCTTTGATGTTGCATATGTATCTGCGAAAGAACCGCCTGACAGTACTGTCCCAACACCATTGTACCCGTTGCCATCAACACTTGGAGCTGAAGGAACTGCGGTTCCTGTATGGCAGCCCAGACATCCATCACCAGCTCTCAAAAGAACTTCTTGAGTCCCGGCTGCTACTACTGGGGATCCATCCTGACTGTTGTGCATCGTGTGGCAGTTAGAACATACACCGCCGACCGCATTTGCTGTTCCGTAGAATGCAAAAGCAACCACGATTACCAAACACATTGCTAATAGTAATCTTTTCATCTTTGTTTCCTCCTTTTTGGTTATTACTTTAAAAAAGTAATTAGGTTTAAAAGCGTTTTGATTCTTGCCTAGATTTATTTTTTTCATTTTTTATTTCCTTTTACATGATTTAATGAAGCAATTCCCATACCAATTTTTCCATAAAGCATGAATGAATAAAATTATCCATTATAATCAAGCAAGTTAGATGTATAATAAGTTCAAAATCTTTAATGCTTCATTAAATTTTAAATGGCAGTTGATAGATTTAACCAACTTAAAGCGTTATTTCACACAGCTTGGTAATAATTTTAACATCCTGCCTGAAAATTAAGCAACATATATATGTATAATGCAAAAATTGTCTCATGGTTTAAATTAACTTCTATGATCAGTCATATAAGAAAACTGTTAAGTATATTAAAATACTTCATATTAAATTACAACATGTTAGAACACTTTAGAACACTGTTTTTGCAATCAGCATTCAAAATAAATACAAGGGAGCCGCAAAATTTTGCGGCTCCCTTGCTAAGCTTTTATCGTTTGATATAAATTACTTCTTCTTCCTGTCGTGAGGAACCGCTATTTCTACAATAGCAGTTGAGGTATTACCGCTGCAATCAGTAGCAATTATCATAACTGAATAGCTCCTCCCATTACCCAATCCTGCGCGTTCTGCGCGAAGCTGCAGAGTGATAATTCCATTTTCCTGGTCAATCACAGGTTCTGTGAAGTCGGGAGACATATCACCATCACCCAGATCGTTTTCCGGTTCATTGCTGGTTACTTCTGCCACGAATGTAAAACATCCGCTATTATCATATACATTTGTTGTTATGTTTATATAAGCCATTTCATGATTTGGCGGCCATAAAATATTAGTGTTAGCCACAGGAGCAAGTGTAGGCGCTGCAGTATCTATGACATCCACTTGAACAGAGGTGTTTACGGGATCATTAACACCATCCGACACCTCAAGATAGATAATATGAGTTCCTACAGACAATCCTCCGGATATGGCACAGTCAGGAAGAGATACAGAATTACCGCCTGAAAGTGTTCCGATCGAGCCTGAACAATAAATATAATTGTCATCATGCCATGTATAACTGAGGATGTCACCATCCGAATCAGATACCTGTCCTCCTAAAGTGATATCATCCAGCAAATGGTAGGTTCCTCCTCCTGTTGGGGCAGTGGCAGGCGGGGTGTTGACAGCATTGACCGTAATGTTAATTGTTGATGAATCAGAGCCGCCAATGCCGTCTGATGCGATGAATGTCACGGAATAGACTCCTGCCTGGTTATAGTCAGGCATCCAGTCAAATGTATTTCCATCAAATATAGCTCCTGAAGGCAGGTTTGCGGCAGCTATTGTTACAAGGTCTCTGTTTGGATCAGAGGCGTTTACATTAAATGTAAGCCACTGGCCTTCATCAACCTGCTTGTCACCTATCGGGTACAGCTCCGGTGGTGAATTTCCGGTTATACTCATATTCACAGCAAATTCAGATGTATTACCGCTGCTGTCCGTGCTGGTTGCAGTTATGAGGTCATCAACATTTACATCATTTATAGTGACACTGAAGCTCCCGTCTACTGCTTCTGTTCTGCCTTTATATGTCTTCCCCTCCCCGGCGCCTGATGGGTCTGCATCTGCCACAAAGACCTCTACATTACTTGCTACAGGCGCTGTGCCTGAGATGAGCAGGCCGGAGCCGGTGAAGATAGACGAATCTATAACAGGCGCCATGATAGTATCATTGGCAGTCAAAAGCAGATCAATACCCAAGCCGGTATTGTTATAAATGGAGTTTCCTTGCACAGTATTATACTTTCCTCGCTTCTCGCCTGATATCAACCCATCCTTAATTGTTACACCATCATTTTCATACCACCATGCATAAGGGGAATAACCGTTATTTGAAATTGTATTCCTTTCAACAACATCAGATATACCATCCCAGTCTGTGCCTATAAGGTTGTTGTCGCCATATTGTATCAATATCCCTGAGCCTCCAAAACCAGCGTTCAGTGTGCCACTTCTATCAATGCCAATATAGTTGCCCGAAAGGCGGCAGTTATTTGATGATTGAACCTGAATAGCATTCCCGCGTGCTCCGTTGCCAATAAATGTGTTACCTTCCAAGTTATCACTGATGCCGTCTCCATTTGTACCAAGTATCGTATTATGGGATCGGCTAAGGGAAATACCATTTAAGCCGAGTCCCAATTGACTTATCCCGTCTGCGCCAAGGCCGAAATTGTTACCGCTAAAACGGTTGTTTTCTGAATCTATCATATAGACACCATATTCGCCTCCAGTGATAATATTCCCTTCCAGGTTGTCTGAAATACCATCTCCGTTGGTCCCGAAAATATTGTTATGTGAGTAGCTGCCTATATATATTGAATTTGCAGTATTTGCGCTAAGACGTACATTACCTGTCTTGTTAGTCCCGATATAATTCCCTGAAACCCTGTTGTTAACTGACCCAACAGAATAATAATTGGCAAACCAGATTTCGGACCCGTTAGCAACGATAACGTTTCCTTCAATATCATCAGCAATGCCATCGCCGTTTGTGCCTATAATATTGTCTGATGAACCGTTTAGCTTTATGCCAAATTTATTCGGCAATGCATTTATCCCGGTCACATCCGTACCGATATAATTACCTGAGACCTGGATGCCAGCATCTCTGCCCTGAGTGCCTATGAATATACCTGTTCCATTTCCAGAGATTATATTCCTCTCTAACTCATCATTGGCTCCGTCTCCATTGGTTCCTATAAAGAAATCTGGTTCTGTTGAAGAATTAATGTGGTGTGCGGTAATACTGATTCCCGTTTCGTTTCCTATTGCCATAGTTCCGGTTACATCAGTTCCAATATAATTCCCGCTGATATGAATATTCCCAAGGATTAGACCTGACAAGTTTAAGGCTATCCCGGAACTTTTATTTCCGGATATAATATTTCTTTCCAAATCGTCGCTTATCCCGTCAGCATCTGTACCTATGAGTATGTCAGAAGAGTTTCTAAAACTGATCCCCCAACCCTCATTTGAAATGGCGTAAGCGCCGGTGATGTCAACACCAATATAATTCCCTGAAACACGGCTACCACTTCCCTCAAGCCTTACACCGCCGTGTACAATGTTCTGGTTACCTGAGATGATATTTCGCTCCAACTCATCACTCACTCCGTCGCCATCGGTCCCGATAATTGCATTTGGGCCAACAGCAATCCCAGCCACTCCGGTATTGGGAAGAGCCACGGTTCCTGTCTTGTCTACGCCTATCATATTTCCTGCAATCCGAGTCTCCTCTCCAAACATAATAAAGATTCCGCCCGGATAGCTATTGCCTGAAATGACATTCCCTTCATTTTCATCGTTTATTCCGTCTCCATCAACACCTATAATCGTATGCTTTGCGCCATTAAAGCCATAAATTCCTCCAGAAATTCCGCCCTGTGTATTTAATATGTTATTACCTTGGCCAGAAGTTACACCATCAGATGATCCTATATAACAGGCCTGGATCTTGTTATACTCAGCAGGCGTGTAAGTTGGATAACCGCCCCCAAGGAGAATGCCTGTATGGTCGTTCATATATATCTTGCATCCATAAATTATATTGTAGCTGCTGTTGATCCATATGCCGTATCCCCCACTTGCTGGAGTTTCAACCTTTCTTGGTATGCTCTTTATATGAAGGTTCCGGATATTATTATAATCTGAGGTTGTTTTTAACCCGTATTCAAGCAAGCTCGCATTTGAACCGTCTATAATAACCTCAAAGTTTTCGCCATCAATAGTTGTGCCGCCGCTTGAATCGTTTAAGGCCGGCAGTTCAGTCATGGGATATATCGTATAGCTGTTGTCAAAAAAGATTGTATCCTCTCCGGGATTAAGGTTTGCCTGCTCAATTGCCCATCTCAGAGAGTAGTCACCTGAATCGTCAGGATTTGTAACAACGAATGTGTCTGCACCAACAGTTGCGGATGAAAATGCTGCCAGAAATAAAATAATACTTGATACAAAAAACAAACGGGCTGATCTCATGATTTTCCTCCTTTTGACTCAGGTTAACAAATAAACATAAAAGACAAAACATCTGGTAATATTTGTCTGTTGTTAAACGGGCTACTGATTATAATAAAAGCATATTTAATAATCAAACAATTAATAGGCAGTAAAAGCAATTCAAAGCCATTTTTGACTTGCTATGTAGATTCTGGTATTTTTAGCGGGATGAATAACGATATGACAAAGAGAACATATTTATGGGTACTCGGGCTCCTTTTTCTGGTAGTTTCCCATATAACCATCCGAAATTTCGGCGCACCTCTTGTCCTGCCTGCGGCATATTTTGTCTGGATAACGATGTCAGGTCTTGTGCTTCTTTCAGTGATAGAAATATTCAATAAATGGAAGATAACCGTTCCACGTTCTTCTTTATACATTTTTATCTTTCTTTTATTAATATTTTTGTCTACCTTCCTCAACCCGATAATAGACAGCCATGCATTCATATTTGAGACAGCCGGGCTTATTGGCGGGATAATATTCTTCATATCCCTGCATCAGTTTGAACTTACGGATGAGGATAAGGAGAGGCTTTTATATGTAATAGTCATCTCCGGCATGATAGAGGCGCTGATAAGCCTGTTTCAATACTTTAACCCTGAAACAGCCATCTTTCTTATAGCAGCACCTGCACCAATAAAGGTATTCGGCAATTTTCAGCATCAGAACCTTTTAGCCTCGTATCTTGCGACATCTGTTGTTATATCTTTTTATCTCCTGACCGGGGATATTTTTAAGGGATTTAACAGATGGCTTAAGGCTATGTTTTATCTTGTTGTTCTGCTCATGTGCTTTATCATCTTCCTGACAGGCTCAAGGGCGGGAGTGATAGAGGCAGGGGCCGGAGCGATTATACTCCTGGCAGCGAGGTATGGGCGTTACAAAGAGAAGTTGTTTTACCCTGCCATATGGTTTCTGATGATAGTGTTGGGAATATCCGGAAGTGTGGCTGCTGAGAAGTATTACTACAAAAGGGATTCCGCGCTCAGCTCTGTAGGGCATAAGATCGGTATGACGATGGAGAGTGTGGCAGGTGATGAGGTCTCAGATGCAAGGGTACCGATGTATCTCACCGCTGTAAATATGATAAAGGACAGGCCGCTGGTTGGGCACGGGCCTGGCAGCTTCGGCAGTAAGTTCATGCATTACCGAAGCAGGCTTGCCAAAGAACATCCTGAATATCCATATGAAGTTGCCTTTACCTCACATCCGCACAACGAGTTTTTATACAGGACTGCTGAGTCCGGCCTGTTGGGCGGTGCGGGGCTGCTGATTGTCGGGGTTGGCTTTATCGTATGCCTTGTAAAACTTGGCAGAGAGCGGGGCGGAACTTATGCGGCTTTTTTATTTCCGATAGCATTTGATACCCAGGTGAGTTATTCCCTTTACCAGTCCATGCCGCACTGGGCGCTCTTTCTTTTCCTGCTTTACCTGCCGTCATCGTACTTCATAAAAGAAGTTAAATTAAAACCCGCAGGGCTGCTGAGGACAGGCGCGCTGACCGCTGCTGCCACGCTCTTTGTGGTCATATCCTACCTCTCAATAACAACTCTCAATGCGCAGATAGCTATGAAAAAATATCAGGACTTGCTTATTATAGGACTTGTCAGGCCTGAACTTATTGAACCCGCGGTCAACAATATATACCTTGAACAGCTTGGAAAGAGGTTTTATTTTGATGCTAATTTCAGGATAGGCCTTTTGAACAGTGATAAAAAATCAATAGAAGACTTTGCTGACTTTCTCATTAAGGAAAAAGAGGTCTTCCCTCATCCGGATGTATACGAAAGAGGGTCATTCGCTCTATATGTCGTTGGGAGAAAAGATGAGGCATACAAGCTCCTTG harbors:
- a CDS encoding O-antigen ligase C-terminal domain-containing protein, with product MTKRTYLWVLGLLFLVVSHITIRNFGAPLVLPAAYFVWITMSGLVLLSVIEIFNKWKITVPRSSLYIFIFLLLIFLSTFLNPIIDSHAFIFETAGLIGGIIFFISLHQFELTDEDKERLLYVIVISGMIEALISLFQYFNPETAIFLIAAPAPIKVFGNFQHQNLLASYLATSVVISFYLLTGDIFKGFNRWLKAMFYLVVLLMCFIIFLTGSRAGVIEAGAGAIILLAARYGRYKEKLFYPAIWFLMIVLGISGSVAAEKYYYKRDSALSSVGHKIGMTMESVAGDEVSDARVPMYLTAVNMIKDRPLVGHGPGSFGSKFMHYRSRLAKEHPEYPYEVAFTSHPHNEFLYRTAESGLLGGAGLLIVGVGFIVCLVKLGRERGGTYAAFLFPIAFDTQVSYSLYQSMPHWALFLFLLYLPSSYFIKEVKLKPAGLLRTGALTAAATLFVVISYLSITTLNAQIAMKKYQDLLIIGLVRPELIEPAVNNIYLEQLGKRFYFDANFRIGLLNSDKKSIEDFADFLIKEKEVFPHPDVYERGSFALYVVGRKDEAYKLLEEGLGLYPGWESMVKLKQDFKSDDTRERSIN